The following are from one region of the uncultured Fretibacterium sp. genome:
- the saoP gene encoding ABC transporter permease subunit SaoP (Most members of this family are selenoproteins with the selenocysteine residue at the channel-gating position.) has protein sequence MAQNERSLINASGINFSGRRGLNLAAVIGRRKGFVCMLAGTLAVCLIWYFLARAINRSLILPDFLVTMKTFFLGWFDKKVMSNLGITLVRVFTGCVYAVAIGLPLGLLMGSSRTALVALSPYVNSIRQVPIMAWVPLSIIWFGLGDGPTIFMIAMSAVFPILINTISGVMNIDPNYKNAARCMGAGTWQVLRDVVVPGALPSFLTGCRLALGGAWMSVICAEFIATSKGFGYIMVEAQVRMNTPLLYALMIMSALVGFAMDKSIVLLEHSLTGWRYKDGAADR, from the coding sequence ATGGCACAAAATGAACGTTCACTTATTAACGCTTCCGGCATCAACTTTTCCGGCAGAAGGGGGCTGAACCTGGCCGCCGTCATAGGGCGCAGGAAGGGCTTCGTCTGCATGCTGGCCGGCACGCTGGCCGTCTGCCTGATCTGGTACTTCCTGGCCAGGGCGATCAATCGCAGCCTGATCCTTCCGGACTTCCTCGTCACGATGAAGACCTTTTTCCTCGGGTGGTTCGACAAGAAGGTGATGTCCAACCTCGGCATCACCCTCGTGCGCGTCTTCACGGGCTGCGTCTATGCGGTTGCGATCGGGCTGCCGCTGGGGCTCCTCATGGGCTCCTCCCGTACCGCGCTCGTCGCCCTGTCCCCCTACGTGAACTCGATACGGCAGGTCCCCATCATGGCCTGGGTTCCGCTTTCCATCATCTGGTTCGGGCTCGGGGACGGGCCGACCATCTTCATGATCGCCATGAGCGCCGTGTTTCCCATCCTGATCAACACGATCTCCGGGGTCATGAACATCGACCCCAACTATAAGAACGCAGCGCGATGCATGGGGGCCGGCACGTGGCAGGTCCTGAGGGATGTCGTTGTCCCTGGTGCGCTTCCCAGCTTCCTGACGGGGTGCCGACTGGCCCTCGGCGGCGCGTGGATGTCGGTCATCTGCGCCGAGTTCATCGCCACCAGCAAGGGGTTCGGCTACATCATGGTCGAGGCGCAGGTGCGCATGAACACGCCCCTGTTGTACGCCCTGATGATCATGTCGGCCCTGGTGGGGTTCGCCATGGACAAGAGCATCGTCCTGCTCGAACACAGCCTGACCGGATGGAGATACAAAGATGGCGCTGCTGACCGTTGA
- the saoB gene encoding ABC transporter substrate-binding (seleno)protein SaoB has translation MNRRPSPLVIILCAALAATAVFLAAPARRPHGEGLMIACGEDLAGQIVAYAARTGGTRVGSVDMKRLSFLQLSDCCGTQAEFALAGGEFDMAVLCPDAAQKFLDSGAPFRVFGGLVKNANVLVARDAARPRTVGYMNGRDLQRQAVFANLGGAVQLHPIAAPALPYALECGAVDAVVLDAADAIKLPQYRSSALPSDAPSAVLVVHEALLGSADFKDFVGHYNDTVGRLEASLREELLPQVLGVECGEETLRTWHKMNVHLLTLPASTFPAEGG, from the coding sequence TTGAATAGACGCCCCTCTCCACTCGTCATCATCCTCTGTGCGGCGCTGGCGGCGACGGCCGTCTTCCTGGCTGCCCCGGCCCGGCGCCCGCACGGAGAGGGGCTCATGATCGCCTGTGGTGAGGACCTGGCCGGGCAGATCGTCGCCTACGCCGCCCGGACCGGCGGCACAAGGGTCGGCTCCGTCGACATGAAACGGCTCTCCTTTCTCCAGCTCAGCGACTGCTGCGGCACGCAGGCCGAGTTTGCGCTGGCCGGCGGGGAGTTCGACATGGCGGTGCTGTGTCCGGATGCGGCGCAAAAGTTTCTGGACTCCGGGGCGCCGTTCAGGGTGTTCGGCGGGCTGGTGAAAAATGCGAACGTGCTGGTCGCCCGGGATGCGGCACGTCCCCGGACTGTGGGGTACATGAATGGGCGGGACCTCCAGAGGCAGGCCGTTTTCGCCAATCTGGGAGGGGCGGTGCAGCTGCATCCGATCGCGGCCCCGGCCCTGCCCTACGCCCTGGAGTGCGGAGCCGTCGACGCGGTCGTCCTGGATGCCGCCGACGCGATCAAACTTCCGCAGTATCGGAGCAGCGCGCTGCCCAGCGACGCTCCCTCCGCGGTTCTGGTCGTTCATGAGGCGCTGCTCGGGAGCGCAGATTTCAAGGATTTTGTCGGACATTACAACGATACGGTCGGGAGGTTGGAGGCTTCTCTCCGCGAAGAGCTGCTTCCGCAGGTCCTGGGCGTCGAGTGTGGAGAGGAAACTTTGAGAACATGGCACAAAATGAACGTTCACTTATTAACGCTTCCGGCATCAACTTTTCCGGCAGAAGGGGGCTGA
- a CDS encoding ABC transporter ATP-binding protein yields MALLTVDHVKKSFADREGLVRSVIDDLSFEVSKGQFVSLLGPSGCGKTTLLTILAGFQTCTEGKVALEGRPIEGPGVERGYVFQNYALFPWMTVRSNILYSLRIAGESREKQETRLNELLELAHLKGHEGKYPIQLSGGMQQRVAVVRALAGRPKVLLLDEPLGAIDFQMREIMQNELDLLVRQVAATVVMVTHDVGESVFLSDRVLVMGAGGCRLLADVAIDMPRPRDRSSRRFKDYVGDLTDLLRRAFRESEKLFVE; encoded by the coding sequence ATGGCGCTGCTGACCGTTGACCACGTCAAAAAGTCCTTCGCGGACCGGGAGGGGCTCGTGCGGTCCGTTATCGACGACCTCTCGTTCGAGGTGAGCAAGGGGCAGTTCGTCTCGCTGCTGGGCCCTTCGGGGTGTGGCAAGACGACCCTGCTGACTATCCTGGCCGGGTTCCAGACCTGCACGGAGGGGAAGGTCGCTCTGGAGGGGCGCCCCATCGAGGGGCCGGGCGTGGAGCGCGGCTACGTCTTCCAGAACTACGCGCTCTTTCCGTGGATGACCGTTCGGTCGAACATCCTCTACTCGTTGAGGATAGCCGGGGAGTCCCGGGAAAAACAGGAGACGCGGCTGAATGAGCTGCTCGAGCTGGCCCACCTCAAGGGGCACGAGGGGAAGTATCCCATCCAGCTCTCCGGCGGCATGCAGCAGCGCGTCGCTGTCGTGCGCGCCCTGGCCGGCAGGCCGAAGGTGCTTTTGCTGGACGAGCCGCTCGGGGCCATCGACTTCCAGATGCGCGAGATCATGCAGAACGAGCTGGACCTCCTCGTGCGCCAGGTCGCGGCCACCGTTGTGATGGTCACGCACGACGTCGGCGAGTCCGTCTTCCTCAGCGACAGGGTGCTCGTCATGGGGGCCGGAGGGTGCCGTCTTCTGGCCGACGTCGCGATCGACATGCCCCGTCCGCGCGACCGTTCTTCGAGGCGGTTCAAGGATTACGTCGGCGACCTGACGGACCTGTTGCGCAGGGCGTTTCGCGAGTCCGAGAAGCTGTTCGTGGAGTGA
- a CDS encoding rhodanese-like domain-containing protein: MNRMAAMGMFLVLVLLGTLQDGRSFAADAVKDGASGDNMPQATAADKAEKETVSACPVNRQDPEAEVRVPAVPKNKVFVTPQWVKSVLDGKQPESKNYVMLEVSWGDEAESPDYLREHPVGAIHMNTDWIEEGPIWNIRTPQEIEDVLTRLGITKDSTVILYSLDAAAPRAAWVCLWAGVENVKIMDGGLRAWKNSGYRTESKSNRATAVQSFGAKVPVHPEYNLTLEQAAKKLAEDPNFRLVSIRSREEFEGKTSGYKYINKAGEPRGAVWGKLGKDAYSIDDYVHEDGTFITLAEAEKMWEGHGFTLDNELSFYCGTGWGAAIPWLILYENGIGASVYDGGWNEWQMYPKLPVQVGDPLSGRVEYTTVEKLPNDKAVQ; encoded by the coding sequence ATGAACAGAATGGCAGCGATGGGTATGTTTCTAGTCCTCGTGCTTTTGGGGACCTTGCAGGATGGAAGGAGTTTCGCGGCCGATGCCGTAAAGGACGGCGCGTCGGGGGATAATATGCCGCAGGCTACGGCGGCGGACAAAGCGGAAAAAGAAACGGTAAGTGCCTGTCCCGTGAACAGGCAGGATCCCGAGGCCGAGGTCAGGGTTCCCGCCGTCCCTAAAAACAAGGTGTTTGTTACACCACAGTGGGTCAAAAGCGTTCTGGACGGAAAACAGCCGGAGTCGAAGAATTACGTCATGCTTGAAGTATCCTGGGGAGATGAGGCGGAGAGCCCGGATTACCTGAGGGAACACCCTGTGGGCGCCATCCACATGAACACGGACTGGATTGAGGAAGGGCCCATATGGAACATCAGGACGCCGCAGGAGATCGAGGATGTCTTGACGCGGCTGGGAATCACGAAGGACAGCACCGTTATCCTCTATTCTCTCGATGCCGCCGCCCCAAGGGCTGCGTGGGTCTGCCTGTGGGCAGGGGTGGAGAACGTCAAAATAATGGATGGAGGCTTAAGGGCGTGGAAGAACAGCGGATACCGGACCGAGAGCAAGTCCAATAGGGCGACGGCGGTCCAGAGCTTTGGGGCCAAGGTCCCTGTGCATCCGGAATACAATTTAACCCTGGAGCAAGCAGCCAAGAAACTTGCGGAGGACCCCAACTTCAGGCTTGTGAGCATAAGGAGCAGAGAGGAGTTTGAGGGCAAAACCAGCGGATACAAGTACATCAACAAAGCGGGAGAACCTAGGGGAGCCGTGTGGGGAAAACTGGGAAAAGACGCCTACTCCATAGACGACTACGTCCATGAGGACGGGACCTTCATCACGTTGGCCGAGGCCGAGAAAATGTGGGAGGGGCACGGTTTTACGTTGGACAACGAGCTGTCGTTCTACTGCGGGACGGGTTGGGGTGCGGCCATCCCCTGGTTGATTCTGTACGAAAATGGGATTGGGGCGTCCGTGTACGACGGAGGATGGAACGAATGGCAGATGTATCCCAAACTTCCGGTCCAGGTGGGAGACCCTCTCTCGGGCAGGGTGGAGTATACCACCGTCGAGAAACTTCCGAACGACAAGGCGGTGCAGTAA
- a CDS encoding double-cubane-cluster-containing anaerobic reductase, with protein sequence MLSLPKNFETYDEKRRNAFLALYEVKKRGKKVVGTFCSYTPTELIHAAGAIPVGLCGNSEQGILEAETRLPKTLCPLIKSSYGLAMTDQCPFFYFSDGVLAETTCDGKKKMYELLGEIKPVHVMKLPQGRDHALALESWKEEVRLAAKFLEDLFGVEITEDKLHNAIVYRNRVRKALIELYEVTKAKPSPVSGYELTTVSESADFHFTDDSLIEKLEEKAREFRNRVRETSRSRPRVLLTGCPNTGLREKLIRRMEDMGADYVCSDHCAGPRTLRFMVDENKDPYEALAERYLKINCSVMTPNKGRFDDLKHLVSDYRVDGVVEVVLQGCHTFAVEAWHTKNTIYEELGLPYLRVDTDFSQSDRGQIETRLGAFIEMMS encoded by the coding sequence ATGCTTTCACTGCCGAAGAACTTCGAGACTTACGATGAAAAAAGGAGAAACGCCTTTCTGGCGCTTTACGAGGTAAAGAAGAGGGGTAAGAAGGTCGTGGGAACCTTCTGTTCCTATACCCCGACCGAGCTGATCCACGCTGCGGGGGCCATTCCCGTAGGGCTCTGCGGCAACAGCGAACAGGGAATCCTGGAGGCCGAGACGAGGCTGCCCAAGACCCTGTGCCCCTTGATCAAGTCCAGCTACGGGCTGGCCATGACCGACCAGTGCCCGTTCTTCTACTTCTCCGACGGGGTGCTTGCCGAGACGACCTGCGACGGCAAGAAGAAGATGTACGAGCTTCTGGGCGAGATCAAGCCGGTCCACGTCATGAAGCTGCCCCAGGGCAGGGATCACGCCCTTGCTCTGGAGTCCTGGAAGGAGGAGGTTCGCCTGGCCGCAAAGTTCCTGGAGGACCTCTTCGGCGTCGAGATCACCGAGGACAAGCTCCACAACGCCATCGTCTACCGAAATCGCGTGAGGAAAGCGCTCATAGAGCTTTACGAGGTCACCAAGGCCAAGCCGTCCCCCGTCTCGGGATACGAGCTGACGACGGTCTCCGAGTCCGCCGACTTCCACTTCACGGACGACAGCTTGATCGAGAAGCTCGAGGAAAAGGCGAGGGAGTTCCGGAATCGCGTCCGCGAAACGTCCCGAAGCCGCCCGAGGGTTCTTCTTACGGGCTGTCCCAACACGGGGCTGCGCGAGAAGCTGATCCGCAGGATGGAGGACATGGGGGCCGATTACGTGTGCTCCGACCATTGCGCCGGGCCCAGGACGCTTCGGTTCATGGTCGACGAGAACAAGGACCCCTACGAGGCCCTGGCCGAACGGTACCTGAAGATCAACTGCTCCGTCATGACGCCCAACAAAGGACGCTTCGACGACCTGAAGCACCTGGTCTCGGACTACAGGGTCGACGGGGTCGTGGAGGTGGTTCTGCAGGGCTGCCACACCTTCGCCGTGGAGGCCTGGCACACGAAAAACACGATCTACGAGGAGCTGGGGCTTCCCTACCTTCGCGTCGATACCGATTTCTCCCAGTCGGACCGGGGGCAGATCGAGACCCGCCTGGGCGCCTTCATCGAGATGATGTCGTGA
- a CDS encoding substrate-binding domain-containing protein produces MKKILFACMLVVFGLSMAFAEDRAPSGKGLRIWFDAGGSPGESYTETVVKGAQQAAIDLGVELKLVYSDWQPEKMLQNFKNGLANRPSGLVVMGHPGDDAYAPLIDEAFAEGMAVTAIDTDLPVIREKYKSRGFGFVGPDDWARGADMAREILRRNSFGKGSRAMVWGFSSMENRGRSTRATIEELRKAGMEVDDVEISDEINKDISLGAPVLSGYLTSHPDCKLIVVDHGALTGQMENFLKSAGFEADSVYVAGFSLSETALDAVKSGYLDLVGDVQPYLVGYGGVLQIVQTVRFGFSGLNVDTGGGFLSKENLQELAPLVKQGIR; encoded by the coding sequence ATGAAGAAGATTTTGTTCGCTTGTATGCTGGTTGTGTTCGGCCTTTCCATGGCCTTTGCCGAGGATCGGGCGCCGTCCGGAAAAGGGCTTCGCATCTGGTTCGATGCCGGCGGGTCGCCCGGGGAGTCCTACACCGAGACCGTCGTCAAAGGGGCGCAGCAGGCGGCCATCGATCTTGGAGTGGAGCTGAAGCTGGTCTACTCCGACTGGCAGCCGGAGAAAATGCTTCAAAATTTCAAAAACGGCCTTGCGAATCGTCCAAGTGGGCTTGTCGTCATGGGACATCCGGGAGACGATGCCTATGCTCCCCTGATCGACGAGGCGTTTGCGGAGGGAATGGCCGTCACGGCCATCGACACGGACCTTCCGGTGATTCGGGAGAAATACAAGAGCCGCGGCTTTGGCTTCGTCGGCCCCGACGATTGGGCAAGGGGCGCCGACATGGCCCGGGAGATCCTGAGGCGGAATTCCTTTGGGAAGGGAAGCCGCGCGATGGTTTGGGGATTCAGCAGCATGGAGAATCGTGGCCGCAGCACCCGGGCCACGATCGAGGAGCTGCGTAAAGCGGGGATGGAGGTCGATGACGTCGAAATCTCCGACGAGATCAACAAGGATATCAGTCTGGGGGCGCCCGTCCTCTCCGGGTATCTGACGTCGCATCCCGACTGCAAGCTGATTGTCGTGGACCACGGCGCGTTGACGGGGCAGATGGAAAACTTCCTCAAGAGTGCCGGGTTCGAGGCGGACAGCGTTTATGTTGCGGGATTCAGTCTCAGCGAGACGGCGTTGGACGCGGTCAAGAGCGGGTATCTGGACCTTGTCGGCGACGTCCAGCCCTACCTGGTCGGATATGGGGGAGTCCTTCAGATTGTGCAGACGGTTCGGTTTGGGTTCAGCGGGCTGAATGTCGATACGGGGGGCGGATTCCTCTCCAAGGAAAATCTCCAGGAGTTGGCGCCGCTGGTGAAGCAGGGAATTCGTTGA
- a CDS encoding uroporphyrinogen decarboxylase family protein, giving the protein MKRIVDEMSSRERLTAYGRGEVVDRIPCVLAGGESLPSLYGFTVHDYMFSVDAMVAVEGNLGLEFGADSMGMGLGMWSIVEALGTRMRYPENDIPIVVEPAFEGTDWGKDDWRLRPIDIDRDGRFPLLMEAFRRLQNLYGDRWEISTGVASPLTVASGLIETETLLRGMVRDKERVHRLLRSITDCMVDCIAQLYGRLGISFGLSDPLSSGTLIGLKVFREFGKPYIAELVRALTELTGAAPGIHICGKTRDRWEDLLETGVSGLSVDNQESMEALKNACGDRVAISGNVPPVEVVRDGSPEDVMSAVRECIRQSGDSPRGFLLSPGCTLPVGTPRENITAFMNAASIYGRGAQKGRPCLGLLESSQPGAFR; this is encoded by the coding sequence TTGAAACGGATCGTCGATGAGATGTCTTCGCGGGAGCGTTTGACGGCTTATGGCCGCGGAGAGGTCGTGGACCGCATCCCCTGCGTTCTGGCGGGCGGAGAGTCGCTGCCGTCGCTTTATGGCTTTACGGTCCATGATTACATGTTCTCCGTCGATGCGATGGTTGCGGTCGAGGGGAACCTGGGCTTGGAGTTCGGGGCCGACAGTATGGGGATGGGGCTTGGGATGTGGTCGATTGTGGAGGCGCTGGGGACTCGGATGCGCTATCCCGAGAACGACATCCCCATCGTCGTCGAACCGGCGTTTGAGGGTACGGATTGGGGAAAGGACGATTGGCGCCTGCGCCCTATCGATATTGACAGGGATGGGCGCTTTCCTCTCTTGATGGAGGCGTTCCGTCGGCTCCAGAATCTTTACGGCGACCGATGGGAGATATCGACCGGAGTCGCCTCCCCCCTGACCGTCGCGTCGGGCCTGATCGAGACGGAGACTCTTCTGAGAGGAATGGTACGGGACAAGGAACGGGTTCACCGTCTGCTGCGGAGCATTACGGACTGCATGGTGGACTGCATTGCCCAGCTGTACGGGCGTCTCGGGATTTCCTTCGGATTGTCCGATCCCCTTTCCTCCGGAACGCTGATCGGCCTGAAGGTTTTTCGAGAGTTCGGCAAACCCTATATCGCGGAGCTGGTCAGGGCTTTGACCGAGCTGACGGGCGCGGCGCCGGGAATCCATATCTGCGGAAAAACCCGTGACCGATGGGAGGACCTTCTGGAAACAGGCGTTTCGGGCCTCAGCGTGGACAATCAGGAAAGCATGGAAGCGCTCAAAAACGCCTGTGGGGATCGTGTCGCGATCTCTGGAAACGTCCCTCCCGTCGAGGTCGTTCGGGACGGCTCTCCCGAGGATGTGATGTCCGCCGTCAGGGAGTGCATCCGTCAAAGCGGGGACAGTCCGAGGGGCTTTTTGCTCTCCCCCGGCTGTACCTTACCCGTGGGGACTCCGCGTGAAAACATAACGGCCTTTATGAATGCGGCGTCCATTTACGGACGGGGAGCCCAAAAAGGGCGCCCATGCCTCGGGCTGTTGGAATCGAGTCAGCCGGGAGCTTTCAGGTGA
- a CDS encoding DUF169 domain-containing protein yields the protein MTVSPSRYEQTEMENENVFKLRKALRLERRIVGVHFLAYRQEYDASSFAPMQGKRSFCNMVHLASNGEKIKIHGENFSCQGGAESLGLFDQPEVTTSGRFFYECGLYSSRALARQVHEGMQHIEHRIYGIEVAPLEEMGKADIVIILGNARQMMRIMQGYSNKFGMARHLSTVGNQAMCSDLVAKPFSNNDINLSLLCAGARRNTQCTEGEMGAGFPIQYMSPLTEGVLITLNLVECNEEKKRILEALEEPMELGMAIEMNMSYIQKGMRYRQYCLEMGDERR from the coding sequence TTGACGGTATCGCCGAGTAGATACGAACAGACGGAAATGGAAAACGAAAATGTGTTTAAGTTAAGGAAGGCATTACGTCTCGAACGCAGAATTGTTGGAGTACATTTTCTGGCTTACCGACAGGAATATGATGCAAGTTCATTTGCACCCATGCAGGGGAAACGCAGCTTTTGTAATATGGTACATTTGGCCAGCAATGGTGAGAAAATCAAGATCCATGGAGAAAATTTCTCCTGCCAGGGAGGTGCCGAGTCCCTTGGATTGTTCGATCAACCTGAGGTCACGACTTCAGGCCGTTTTTTCTACGAATGTGGATTGTATAGCAGTAGAGCTCTTGCCCGCCAGGTGCACGAGGGGATGCAGCACATCGAGCACAGAATATATGGCATAGAAGTAGCTCCATTGGAAGAAATGGGAAAAGCGGATATTGTCATCATTCTTGGCAATGCTCGTCAGATGATGCGCATCATGCAGGGCTATTCCAATAAATTTGGTATGGCCCGCCACCTTTCCACCGTCGGCAATCAAGCCATGTGTAGTGACCTCGTTGCCAAACCCTTTTCCAACAACGACATCAACCTGTCATTGTTGTGTGCAGGTGCTCGTCGTAACACCCAATGCACTGAGGGCGAAATGGGAGCGGGCTTTCCCATCCAGTATATGTCTCCGCTGACGGAAGGTGTATTGATTACGTTAAATCTGGTGGAGTGCAACGAAGAAAAAAAGCGAATTCTTGAAGCCCTTGAAGAACCTATGGAACTTGGTATGGCTATCGAAATGAACATGAGTTATATCCAGAAGGGCATGCGTTATCGTCAATATTGTCTGGAAATGGGGGATGAACGAAGGTGA
- a CDS encoding PPC domain-containing DNA-binding protein encodes MKKFLFGFVLCLMMAGACFADSPDVAVKADISDAVASNARFYTIRLLPGTDVVQELLAFVEKKGIEAAAIVSSVGSLSEAHLRFANRKEGTLLKGDFETICLSGTLEPGGRHLHLSIADEDGRMWGGHMMKSGSITRTTMEIVIMELTDVVYKREKCPVSTYNELVVYPRETAK; translated from the coding sequence ATGAAAAAATTTCTGTTCGGTTTCGTGCTGTGCCTGATGATGGCGGGGGCCTGTTTCGCGGACAGCCCCGACGTGGCGGTGAAGGCCGATATTTCGGATGCCGTCGCCTCCAACGCCCGCTTCTACACCATTCGTCTGCTGCCGGGCACGGACGTGGTCCAGGAGCTGCTGGCCTTCGTCGAGAAGAAGGGCATCGAGGCCGCCGCGATCGTGTCGTCGGTGGGGAGCCTCTCCGAGGCGCACCTTCGATTTGCCAACCGCAAAGAGGGGACCCTGCTGAAGGGGGACTTTGAGACGATTTGTCTGAGCGGAACGCTCGAGCCCGGTGGGCGGCACCTGCACCTCTCCATTGCCGATGAGGACGGAAGAATGTGGGGCGGCCACATGATGAAGAGCGGGAGCATCACGCGGACCACGATGGAGATCGTCATCATGGAACTCACCGACGTCGTCTACAAGCGCGAGAAATGCCCGGTCTCCACCTACAACGAGTTGGTCGTCTATCCCAGGGAGACCGCGAAGTAG
- the saoX gene encoding ABC transporter substrate-binding subunit SaoX produces MSKRVYFSALVLTLVCVLGASGFASTSAGKDDPVPAMVAQYDLEPLSEEDAGYTVNLGYYNCDHMTAACIGKDSGIFKALGMKVEITGNGKVPEAMSAGRMDMAYANWTTALRAVQVDTPLFIAAENHTGGAIYLVCDFNIKNPEDLLGKKIAAGGDPVNSINWMEWTDQLGIPNDIDKYENFSMSDADAYFSMVAGKLDAFIACDPWGSMAEYEKTGWIMVRQNTERKNGHGTCCNVCMNRNFAKEHPKLASRMLLAHTLCVQYMYQHPYRAARIFAENYNVPLEVGLMTLYKKLDEEGRTITWKLDRRNMQNQLDTMRHYHVRDDINTMNLDDCIDLSYIEASGAIDFDRFIQEKVDPVFPIGMSYKDWRAKAVEVDGIAE; encoded by the coding sequence TTGAGCAAAAGAGTTTATTTTAGTGCTCTTGTCCTGACTTTGGTCTGCGTCCTCGGAGCGAGTGGTTTTGCGTCCACCTCTGCCGGGAAGGACGACCCGGTGCCGGCGATGGTCGCCCAATACGACTTGGAGCCCCTTTCCGAGGAGGACGCCGGGTACACGGTCAACCTGGGATACTACAACTGCGACCATATGACGGCAGCCTGTATCGGCAAGGACTCCGGCATCTTCAAGGCCCTGGGGATGAAGGTGGAGATCACCGGAAACGGAAAGGTCCCCGAGGCCATGAGCGCCGGCCGGATGGACATGGCCTACGCTAATTGGACGACGGCTCTGCGGGCCGTGCAGGTTGACACACCACTTTTCATTGCCGCGGAAAACCATACGGGAGGGGCGATATATCTCGTATGTGACTTCAACATCAAAAATCCAGAGGATCTGCTTGGCAAGAAAATCGCTGCGGGTGGAGACCCCGTTAATTCGATAAACTGGATGGAATGGACCGATCAGTTGGGGATCCCGAACGATATCGATAAATATGAGAATTTTTCGATGAGTGACGCGGACGCTTATTTCTCGATGGTGGCCGGCAAGCTGGATGCGTTTATCGCCTGTGACCCCTGGGGTTCCATGGCCGAGTATGAAAAGACGGGCTGGATTATGGTCCGCCAGAACACGGAGCGGAAGAATGGACACGGAACCTGCTGTAATGTTTGCATGAATCGTAACTTTGCAAAAGAACATCCGAAGCTCGCCAGCAGGATGCTCCTGGCCCATACGTTGTGCGTGCAGTACATGTACCAGCATCCCTACAGGGCGGCCCGCATCTTCGCTGAGAACTACAACGTCCCGCTGGAGGTTGGCTTGATGACGCTCTACAAGAAGCTGGACGAGGAGGGCCGAACGATCACCTGGAAGCTGGACCGCCGGAACATGCAGAATCAGCTCGACACGATGAGGCACTACCATGTCCGGGATGACATCAACACCATGAACCTGGATGATTGTATAGACCTCTCATATATTGAGGCATCCGGCGCTATCGACTTCGACCGGTTCATCCAGGAGAAGGTGGATCCGGTGTTTCCCATCGGAATGAGTTATAAGGATTGGAGAGCGAAGGCTGTAGAAGTTGACGGTATCGCCGAGTAG